One Thalassotalea sediminis DNA segment encodes these proteins:
- a CDS encoding substrate-binding periplasmic protein — translation MRLLLIVLWLISTEALSVDQVDKTRCYKFASIENLIEQELGRLILPVIYRNLGIDIIVTPLPAERAQYLANAGIKDGEIMRIWSYGEENPNVIRVPTPYYYLETMPFILRNSKVSINQVEDLINYRIAKVRGVKHTNNITKGLHKVSNTNSTKNMFMLLNNGVVDIAITNTIDGVLNAEKMGYKDIIPLDEPLAVKPLYHYIHKRHKGLVELVDNEIKRLQENGELKRLIEQAEKKLAHE, via the coding sequence ATGAGATTGTTGTTAATTGTGCTGTGGTTAATTAGCACAGAAGCTTTATCTGTAGATCAGGTTGATAAAACTCGTTGTTATAAGTTTGCATCAATAGAGAATCTGATTGAGCAGGAGTTAGGACGACTCATCTTACCCGTTATATATCGAAACTTAGGAATCGATATTATTGTCACCCCTTTACCAGCAGAAAGAGCACAATACCTTGCCAACGCGGGTATTAAAGATGGCGAAATAATGCGGATTTGGTCGTATGGAGAAGAAAACCCTAACGTTATTCGCGTACCTACACCATATTATTATCTCGAAACAATGCCCTTTATTTTAAGAAACAGTAAGGTATCGATTAATCAAGTCGAGGACTTAATTAATTATCGTATTGCAAAGGTAAGAGGTGTTAAGCACACGAACAATATTACCAAAGGTTTACATAAAGTTTCGAATACCAATAGTACGAAAAACATGTTTATGTTGCTGAATAATGGCGTTGTAGATATTGCAATTACCAACACCATTGACGGTGTATTGAACGCAGAAAAAATGGGTTATAAAGATATCATCCCCCTTGATGAGCCGCTTGCTGTAAAACCTCTGTATCACTATATCCATAAACGCCACAAGGGGCTGGTTGAGCTTGTTGATAATGAAATCAAGCGACTACAAGAAAACGGTGAGTTAAAAAGGTTAATTGAACAGGCTGAAAAAAAGCTAGCTCACGAGTAG
- a CDS encoding tetratricopeptide repeat-containing sensor histidine kinase has translation MKWTIYMCLFLHISTFVFASTSDPLSEEEYKALRSDILDNYSQSPLEAVKRTKYYLARYSQSLTLRQTLRLRYTTVFFLIAASEFEQAFTELAICKSLADQLDEPMLTSYYYSYLAGMLEKLENFDLSLETYSAGLKVASKADNPNMIARMNNNIGHVLIRLGKFEAARPYIEHFLAFAQAHDNQSYMSTAYNNLGEVELGIGNTDSAEAYFRKSLNMREDNDERLNAAWSYYNLAKLALLSNQLSAAVVHLQQTIKIFVEYDRVIEALAPKITLADTLFKLENSEEAKQLTLSTIKIAEQFDNYQILSKAYLLLKSHYFEAENFKQAAIMADAYIKNKEAFMHRQSNQALMHYIAKIDLTAKELQNEQLRKQNIVANQQAKATAYQLYLVITFSTLIIVIIYVFMRFLTRKNKTLSTTVEQLKRTQSELIESGKVSAITTLVSGMAHQLNTPLGIIVTANSVLKERLMLLDDKLNEKSLNLNALKEFISNAKNSLALSESSSDKATQLIQQFKLISAELKDVKSSSVTLKPFLNEKTKIMGQFFECPITIVVEGGDVTVQTYPDVLIEVIEQLLKNSVEHQQKNNPTLHCSFNVHLLPDSVEIIYQDNGVGISDADRNKIFNPFFTTKNMSNSLGLGLNIAYSSVTQLLQGKLTCEPSDDGAKFVLRLPLSIA, from the coding sequence ATGAAATGGACAATCTACATGTGTTTATTTCTGCATATTTCTACTTTTGTCTTTGCTAGCACTTCTGATCCGCTATCCGAAGAAGAGTACAAAGCATTACGTAGTGATATTCTCGATAATTATTCCCAAAGCCCCTTAGAAGCCGTAAAAAGAACTAAATATTATCTCGCGAGATACAGCCAATCGCTTACTTTACGTCAAACATTAAGATTACGTTATACGACGGTTTTTTTTCTCATTGCAGCTTCTGAATTTGAACAAGCATTCACTGAGCTAGCAATCTGTAAGTCACTCGCGGATCAACTAGATGAACCGATGTTGACATCTTATTACTATAGTTATTTAGCGGGTATGTTGGAAAAGCTTGAAAACTTTGATTTGTCACTTGAAACCTATAGTGCAGGGTTAAAAGTTGCATCAAAAGCAGATAACCCTAATATGATTGCTCGTATGAATAACAATATTGGTCATGTGTTAATTAGACTAGGAAAATTTGAAGCAGCTAGACCCTATATTGAACATTTTTTAGCATTCGCACAAGCACATGATAACCAAAGTTATATGTCGACAGCGTATAATAACCTTGGTGAAGTTGAATTAGGGATAGGTAATACCGATAGTGCAGAAGCGTATTTTCGTAAATCCCTTAATATGCGCGAAGATAACGATGAGAGATTAAATGCTGCATGGTCATATTACAATTTAGCCAAGTTAGCGTTGCTGTCTAATCAACTATCTGCAGCGGTAGTGCATTTACAACAGACAATAAAAATTTTTGTAGAATATGATCGTGTTATTGAAGCGTTAGCGCCTAAAATTACACTAGCAGATACACTCTTTAAGCTTGAAAATTCTGAAGAGGCAAAGCAGTTAACATTGTCTACGATAAAAATTGCTGAGCAATTTGATAATTATCAAATCCTATCTAAAGCTTATTTATTGTTAAAGTCACACTACTTTGAAGCTGAGAACTTCAAACAGGCGGCAATAATGGCTGATGCCTACATTAAAAATAAAGAAGCATTTATGCACCGACAATCTAACCAAGCGTTAATGCATTACATTGCTAAAATAGATTTAACGGCGAAAGAGCTTCAAAATGAGCAGCTTAGAAAGCAAAATATCGTTGCCAATCAGCAGGCGAAAGCAACAGCTTATCAATTATATTTAGTAATAACTTTTTCGACGCTCATAATTGTTATTATTTATGTCTTTATGCGTTTTCTTACACGTAAAAATAAAACACTTTCGACAACGGTAGAACAATTAAAAAGAACACAATCGGAGTTGATTGAATCTGGCAAGGTATCGGCCATTACAACATTAGTTTCAGGTATGGCTCATCAGTTAAATACACCGCTTGGTATCATAGTTACCGCCAATTCAGTATTGAAAGAACGCTTAATGTTGCTTGACGATAAGCTCAATGAAAAGTCGTTAAATTTAAATGCTTTAAAAGAGTTTATCAGTAATGCTAAAAATTCTCTTGCGTTATCTGAATCAAGTAGTGATAAAGCAACACAATTAATTCAACAATTTAAACTGATATCGGCCGAGTTAAAGGATGTAAAATCAAGTAGTGTAACACTAAAACCATTTCTAAATGAAAAGACTAAAATAATGGGACAATTTTTTGAATGTCCTATTACTATAGTAGTTGAAGGGGGCGATGTTACTGTACAGACTTATCCCGATGTACTAATTGAAGTGATAGAGCAGTTATTAAAAAATAGCGTAGAACATCAGCAAAAAAATAACCCGACACTTCATTGTTCTTTTAACGTTCATTTATTGCCAGACTCAGTTGAAATTATTTATCAAGATAACGGTGTAGGTATCAGTGACGCAGATCGCAATAAAATTTTTAACCCATTTTTTACAACAAAAAATATGAGTAATTCTTTAGGGCTGGGGCTTAATATTGCCTACAGTTCTGTAACGCAACTGTTACAAGGTAAATTAACCTGTGAACCTTCAGACGACGGCGCCAAGTTTGTGCTAAGGCTGCCATTGTCGATAGCGTAA